The following are encoded together in the Vigna angularis cultivar LongXiaoDou No.4 chromosome 9, ASM1680809v1, whole genome shotgun sequence genome:
- the LOC108347097 gene encoding uncharacterized protein LOC108347097, with protein sequence MLSQQVLHLPPQKLFLSCSPLNVRKIPSFVNCKIGYGHSFLTVNALKLDELPPNALRRKREPQWRGGFSLGLDLGLARTGLALSKGFSIRPLTVLELRGQKLEVQIINIAEQEEVDEFIIGLPKSADGKETPQSNKVRSVAGRLAVQAAERGWRVYLQDEHGTTSEAMDRMINMGLSKSCQQKKLDAFAAMMVLERYFSTSGQGTELVLPKNLELQAKLQRGPPKDVDFFSDED encoded by the exons ATGTTGTCGCAGCAAGTGCTGCATCTGCCACCCCAGAAACTGTTCCTCTCTTGTTCCCCTCTCAATGTTAGAAAAATCCCATCTTTTGTGAATTGTAAAATTGGGTATGGTCATAGTTTCTTAACAGTAAATGCACTAAAGTTGGATGAACTTCCCCCAAATGCACTTCGGAGGAAGAGAGAGCCGCAATGGAGAGGAGGTTTCAGCCTTGGCCTTGACTTGGGATTGGCTCGCACTGGTCTTGCCCTAAGCAAAGGCTTCTCCATTCGCCCCTTAACC GTGTTGGAACTGCGAGGACAGAAGCTTGAGGTTCAGATTATTAACATTGCCGAACAAGAG GAGGTTGATGAGTTTATAATTGGGCTTCCAAAATCTGCTGATGGGAAGGAAACACCTCAGTCAAACAAAGTCAGAAGTGTTGCTGGAAGGCTTGCTGTTCAAGCTGCTGAAAG GGGTTGGAGAGTATATCTACAAGATGAACATGGGACAACATCAGAAGCCATGGATCGAATGATCAACAT GGGTTTGAGTAAGTCCTGTCAACAAAAGAAACTTGATGCCTTTGCTGCCATG ATGGTACTGGAGAGATATTTCTCCACTTCAGGTCAGGGCACTGAACTTGTTCTGCCCAAAAATCTAGAATTACAAGCAAAACTTCAAAGGGGTCCTCCCAAAGATGTTGATTTTTTCTCTGACGAAGATTAA